TCTAAAGTGGCTCCTTGATCTTGCTCTCTGGTCATGCCACAATGGAAAAAAAGGTGCAAGGAACCCTGCCAATGGACGATTATAAGACCATGGAGGATTTCGAGAGGGAACTGAACGAGATGCGGCTGAAGTTTCTTGAGCTTAAAGCATGCCGTCTCGATGTCCAGACCGTCCAGAAGAGATACGAGCAGCTCCTCCAGTCCGCACCCGATGCCATGATCTTTGTGAACAGGGAGGCTAAGATCGTTCGCATAAACGCCCAGCTCGGAAGCCTCTTTGGCTATACCGAGGAAGAATTGATTGGCAGGGATCTCGACACCCTCATCCCGGTGCGTTATCGCCTTCGCCATCGCGAAAACGTGGCACGGTATTTCGCACAGCCCCGTATTCGACCAATGGGTACGGGCCTGGTGATCTATGGTCTCAGAAAGGACGGAATCGAATTCCCTGCAGACATCAGCCTGAGTCCACTCGAAACTGACGGCGAGAAGTTGGCCGTGGGCGCAGTCAGGGATATAACGGAGAGAAAAAGGGCTGAGGAGGAAAAACAGCGGCTCCGTGAACAACTCGCCCAGGTCGAGACGGCTTCCGCCCTCGGGAGGATCGCGGCGAATGTCGCCGACGAGATCAGAAATCCCCTCACCGCCATCGGCGGCTTCGCCCGACGGCTCCAGAAGATAGCGGACAGCGAAAGAGAAAGGGAGTATGCCGCCTATGTTGTATCCGAGGTCGACAGACTCGAGGGTCTCCTCAGAGGCGTTCTTGCTTTTTCACGTTCAAGGAGTCCCCTTCTGGAAGACCATACTATCCGCAAAATCCTCGACGGGGCGCTGAAGGTCTGGGGAGAAAAGTTCCGGCAGCATTCTATCACTGTTCATAAAGAGTATCGGGAAGATGCGCTCGTTCGTGTAGACCAGGCACAGGTTCGAGAGGCGGTGGAGTGCCTGGTAGCAAATGCCGTCGAAGCGATGCCCGGCGGCGGTACGCTGTCCGTTGAAACTGATCGGGAAATCGTAAATGGAGTACCCTATGTCCGAATAAAGATTCAGGATACGGGCGAAGGTATCGACGCCGAAAAGCTTGGGAAGATCTTCGAGCCATTTTTCACGACCAAGATGTCGCCGAAGGGTGCGGGCCTCGGCCTTCCGATAGCAAAGAAGATCATAGAGGAAGAGGGAGGCACGATCAACCTCGATAGCACAAAAGGCACGGGTACGACAGCCACAATCCTTTTTCCGGACGTGCGAACATAACCGACGTCTGCTTCCGAAATTGTTCCCTGCAGCTAACCTCCTGCCATCCCTTCGAAGATCTTCTACCAGCCATAGCTCCTCACAGAAGTTCGACATCAGACCTTTATTCAAGAATTCCACCGAGTGCTTCCTAGAATCCTGATCAATATCCACACACGAGTGAAGACGCGAAAGAATTTAGAAATCAGTGCTGGTCGAACTATCTTTGACAAAGTATGAGAAAGAGGATCAATTTCATCTTAATTGAGAACATAGACCCAAATGCGTTTAGCAATTGCCAAAATAGCGCTTTGCAGTTTTTTGCTAGTCGCACTATAGTTACATTATTAGGGGAGCGAACCTAGAGGTAAGGGCGAACTCTTGAAGACACGGAAGGAAACCGGCTGGCTCTTCATTCGATGAATGAGTAAGCATTAGCGGTGAATCATGTTCAGGAGAGCTCATTAGTCGAAGGGCCACTCATCTTTTTGAATTGAAGAGCCTGGGGGAAATCAGGGGAGGCCGTGCAGCATGTTGCAGAATGGTTCAGGACGCATTTTAAAGTAGCCCGGGCTCGTGTATTTGAGTCGGCCTGCGACAGAAAAGGAGGAATATCATGGTTGTTTCTGAAAACATAAAAGATTACGGGAAGATAAGAGCCGCGGTCTGGGCGATACTGTTTCTCTGGCTCGTGGCTGTCTTGATCCTTGGTGCGAATGGGGTCTTCGTGAGGGAGCCGGGGACGCCGCCTCTGCCGATCTTCGCCGGGGTGGTTATCCCGCTTCTCGTCTTCCTCGCCGCGTTCTGGTCAGGGGGGTTGTTCCGCGACTTCGTTATGACCCTCGATCTAGAAGTCGCTGCAGGCATACAGGCCTGGAGGTTTGGAGGTCTGGGCTTCATTGCTCTTTATGCCTACGGTGTACTGCCCGGTCTTTTTGCCTGGCCTGCAGGACTCGGGGACATGGCCATCGGTCTCACCGCGCCTTTCATAGTCCTCGCCCTGAGGCGACGGCCTGACTTTATACGCAGCCGGATCTTTGTGGTCTGGAACCTGCTGGGCATACTGGACCTCATTAACGCCGTCACCCTCGGTGCGCTCAGTGCATTCCTCGGCATCGGAATCACCGGAGAAATTACCACGTTCCCGATGGCACAGTTGCCTCTCGTTCTTATCCCAGCATTTCTCGTGCCGCTCTTTGTCATGCTCCATCTTACTTCAGTGTTCCAGGCGAGACGGTTGATCGCTGCAGGTAAGAACTGCGGCTGGACAGGTTCACCGACCCAGTGTGGACACGCACACCCTTTGGGCAGGACATAAGGGCGTGACAGGAGATGAGAGCGATGGAATCGTCCGTGGACGAAGGAGGGACGGGAGATTGTGTGGCTTTCACTCCTGTGTCCGAGCTTGCGGGAGATCAGGATATGATCCTGCAGTTATCTTCGATGGGTACTCTACCTGACTTAAAACCTGTTAATGGGCGCGCAAGATATCCGAGCACTATGGAGATAACAAATCTGAGGTCTTCAGGTACTCAGGAAGTGCCTCGTCGCATCTTCCACACCCCCTACATAACCGATCGGATAGCTCCCCACGTTACCGCACCGGGCATGCCGTCGGTGCCTGGCGGCTACAGGCAACAGAAGTCAATGTTTCCTGCGCCCTCCTTGAAAGCCCGAAATCATCTATTTCCTTCCTGAGAGAATCGCAAGAGCCATATCCGCCGAGGTAGCCGTTCACTCTTGCAACAGCCGTAGAGTTGATCAGGTCCTTCATGTCAGGATACGTTGCCGTCAACTCCTTCATGATTTCGGGATAGAGCCTCAGGCTGTGCTTCTGGTGATAATCCTCGGCGAGAGAGAATCCCGAATAGGGTTCTATGGCGGTCGCAATTCTTCCTCTCGTTTCAGAGGCGATATGATCTCTTGTCTGAATGGCAACCTTTCTCTGCTCTTCATTGTGGTAGAATATGGCCGCCCTGTACTGGCGGGACCAGGAACCTCTTGCCGGCTCATGACCCTTCCAAAATATTTCCAACAAGTCCCTGTACGAGATGCGAGAGGGATCAAAATCAATCTGAACCGACTCTGAATGATCGCCAAGATCGTAATAGCGCGGGTTCTTTGTAGTACCACCCGCGTACCCCACACGGGTTCTGATGACCCCCGGCAGGCTCCCAAACTGGGAGTCAGGTCCCCAGAATCAACCAAGGGCGAACGTAGCCGTTTCGAATCTGCCTTGAAAAAAGGTGTCCAAAAGCGG
The nucleotide sequence above comes from Thermodesulfovibrionales bacterium. Encoded proteins:
- a CDS encoding PAS domain S-box protein, which gives rise to MDDYKTMEDFERELNEMRLKFLELKACRLDVQTVQKRYEQLLQSAPDAMIFVNREAKIVRINAQLGSLFGYTEEELIGRDLDTLIPVRYRLRHRENVARYFAQPRIRPMGTGLVIYGLRKDGIEFPADISLSPLETDGEKLAVGAVRDITERKRAEEEKQRLREQLAQVETASALGRIAANVADEIRNPLTAIGGFARRLQKIADSEREREYAAYVVSEVDRLEGLLRGVLAFSRSRSPLLEDHTIRKILDGALKVWGEKFRQHSITVHKEYREDALVRVDQAQVREAVECLVANAVEAMPGGGTLSVETDREIVNGVPYVRIKIQDTGEGIDAEKLGKIFEPFFTTKMSPKGAGLGLPIAKKIIEEEGGTINLDSTKGTGTTATILFPDVRT